The following are encoded in a window of Castanea sativa cultivar Marrone di Chiusa Pesio chromosome 5, ASM4071231v1 genomic DNA:
- the LOC142634625 gene encoding protein SIEVE ELEMENT OCCLUSION B-like, translating to MQSKKTEGLRKKKVLLFFSDFDISEKVVSILKPICEEESRKDQYEIVWIPIVKNWIDIVQSKCKVNEKYFWYVVRQFSSVLGIKYVKEQWGFKDKPIVVVLSSEAKVEHKDAFHMIQTWGIEAYPFTFERERELRNREDWFGSTIDFNPDVLTWIQEGKYIFIYGGVDEEWRKQFAKRVEALAKDYVIQYAKISIVLSCVEMGCKGKDDRLQKFLSSRTHKNTESGWVVLSKGSKLVDGGNGITILKVLEEFNKWRRRVREGTMFEICFKDYHNEVLHNGEDWFGYFMIEHFQQPKFSTWIQEGKHIFIYGGEDEEWINHFTKKSEALTKDPVIQKAMISIELHHLTMKSKGKYDNGIAGHFWYKLELFSNDKPCTAVRQEIEKLISYKNENFGWAVLCKGYKLMASGNETNILKVLELEEFKKYI from the exons ATGCAGAGTAAAAAGACTGAAGggttgagaaaaaagaaagtcttGTTGTTCTTTTCGGACTTCGACATCTCTGAAAAGGTTGTTTCGATTCTCAAGCCCATCTGTGAAGAAGAAAGCAGGAAGGATCAGTATGAAATTGTGTGGATCCCAATTGTGAAGAACTGGATAGATATAGTGCAAAGCAAGTGCAAGGTTAACGAGAAGTACTTCTGGTACGTAGTGCGACAGTTTTCATCAGTGTTGGGCATCAAGTACGTTAAGGAGCAGTGGGGATTCAAGGATAAGCCTATTGTCGTGGTGTTGAGCTCAGAAGCGAAAGTGGAACATAAAGATGCATTCCACATGATTCAGACATGGGGAATAGAGGCCTACCCTTtcacttttgagagagaaagagaactgCGTAATAGAGAAGATTGGTTTGGATCCACCATTGACTTCAATCCTGACGTATTAACCTGG ATCCAAGAGGGAAAGTACATTTTCATCTATGGAGGCGTTGATGAAGAGTGGAGAAAGCAATTTGCAAAAAGAGTAGAGGCCCTAGCTAAAGATTATGTCATACAATATGCCAAGATTTCCATAGTTTTGTCTTGTGTGGAAATGGGCTGTAAAGGAAAAGATGATCGCTTACAGAAATTTCTCTCTTCCAGGACTCACAAGAACACTGAGAGTGGATGGGTTGTGCTGTCCAAAGGGTCTAAATTAGTGGATGGTGGAAATGGAATAACGATTTTGAAGGTCTTAGAGGAGTTCAACAAATGGAGGAGGCGTGTGCGTGAAGGCACTATGTTTGAAATTTGTTTCAAGGATTACCACAACGAGGTTCTTCACAATGGAGAGGATTGGTTTGGATATTTTATGATTGAACACTTTCAACAACCAAAATTCTCTACTTGG ATCCAGGAGGGTAAGCACATTTTCATCTATGGAGGCGAAGATGAAGAGTGGATCAACCATTTTACTAAGAAATCAGAGGCCCTGACTAAAGATCCAGTCATACAGAAAGCCATGATTTCTATAGAGTTGCATCACTTGACAATGAAAAGTAAAGGGAAGTATGACAATGGGATTGCTGGGCATTTTTGGTACAAATTAGAGTTATTTTCAAACGACAAACCGTGCACAGCTGTGAGACAAGAGATTGAAAAGTTGATTTCGTACAAAAATGAGAATTTTGGATGGGCTGTGTTGTGCAAAGGGTATAAATTGATGGCCAGTGGTAATGAGACAAATATTTTGAAGGTTTTGGAATTGGAggagtttaaaaaatatatttaa
- the LOC142634622 gene encoding uncharacterized protein LOC142634622, whose product MQKKAPICVFLMETKLTTEQLNGMKQNWDYNQGLVVSSDGSSGGLALLWKPNTQVHVQNFSQWFIDAHIFYNDTSLKWRLTSFYGQPDTSRREETWTLLESLKHSNTLPWLCLGDYNEIISQTEKSGGRLRPTRQMDRFHEVIHHCGFTDLGYTGSPFTWSRNHPVHGRTYIRLDRALATIAWKSLFQNTVVQHVPTFASDHSMLIVSLPSTCRQ is encoded by the coding sequence ATGCAGAAAAAAGCTCCCATTTGTGTCTTCTTAATGGAGACAAAACTCACAACAGAACAACTGAATGGCATGAAACAAAACTGGGACTATAACCAAGGACTGGTAGTGTCAAGCGATGGCTCTAGTGGTGGACTAGCTCTTCTATGGAAACCCAATACACAGGTACATGTTCAAAATTTCTCACAGTGGTTTATTGATGCCCATATTTTCTATAATGACACAAGTTTGAAATGGAGGCTAACTAGCTTCTACGGACAACCTGATACGAGCAGAAGGGAGGAAACATGGACCTTGCTTGAATCTTTAAAGCACTCAAATACGCTTCCATGGTTATGCCTCGGAGACTATAATGAGATCATTAGCCAGACAGAGAAGAGTGGAGGGAGACTGCGGCCAACTAGACAAATGGACCGGTTCCACGAAGTGATCCATCACTGTGGTTTCACAGACCTGGGATATACTGGCTCTCCATTTACTTGGTCTCGGAATCATCCTGTTCACGGCCGGACCTACATCCGCTTGGACCGAGCACTTGCCACCATAGCATGGAAGTCACTCTTCCAAAATACTGTCGTACAGCATGTGCCTACATTTGCTTCGGATCACTCCATGCTCATAGTTAGTCTCCCTTCGACATGTCGTCAATGA
- the LOC142634624 gene encoding protein SIEVE ELEMENT OCCLUSION B-like, giving the protein MASNNTQVSAQQPTMRRVLKMSEDEIKKQIRSTHNQTKQKLDFDPFYLFDVVKNILNPSIIVVDNIVQGKAKDMGKGNQGESSPKACFIPPCILKQLSYEMACKVPGEEIAYETTISILRNVLSSYPWHVKAVLTLASFALDYGEFSHLADQIDSSDQLTKSLGILKQVPIVLGRQGVEKYKNSFGKLNTLIKLTLDVVECVVELEKRIDGNNTKDVPELSLAIENMSIDVFWTIITVVDCMSRICALINDKDNTQELLPFTGKITSILKSLTEQIAVCDRQIAEIKAYLKFKRDLESLQDIVEFFKKLIFVEESHNLQQATILNNELSKIPY; this is encoded by the exons ATGGCCAGCAACAACACACAAGTTTCCGCACAGCAACCCACTATGCGGAGGGTGCTAAAGATGTCCGAGGACGAGATCAAGAAACAAATTCGTTCCACCCATAATCAAACTAAACAAAAGTTAGATTTTGaccctttttatctttttgatgTTGTGAAGAACATTCTCAACCCTTCCATCATTGTTGTTGATAACATTGTTCAG GGCAAAGCGAAAGATATGGGGAAGGGAAACCAAGGTGAAAGTTCCCCTAAAGCCTGCTTCATTCCACCCTGTATACTCAAGCAACTTTCCTACGAG ATGGCATGCAAAGTTCCGGGTGAGGAAATCGCATACGAAACAACAATATCAATTCTGAGGAATGTTCTCTCAAGCTATCCATGGCATGTGAAGGCTGTGTTGACCCTTGCGTCTTTTGCTTTGGATTATGGGGAATTCTCGCACCTTGCTGATCAGATTGACTCATCAGACCAACTCACGAAATCACTAGGAATCTTAAAGCAAGTACCCATCGTCCTAGGTCGTCAAGGCGTTGAGAAATACAAGAACTCATTTGGTAAACTTAACACTCTGATCAAGTTAACACTGGATGTCGTTGAGTGCGTCGTTGAGTTGGAGAAACGAATTGATGGAAATAATACTAAGGATGTACCAGAACTCTCACTAGCCATTGAAAATATGTCTATAGACGTTTTCTGGACTATCATAACTGTCGTAGATTGCATGTCTCGGATATGTGCTCTCATTAATGATAA GGACAACACACAGGAACTTCTGCCCTTTACTGGGAAAATCACTTCCATCCTCAAATCGCTAACAGAACAAATAGCTGTTTGCGATCGACAAATAG CGGAAATAAAGGCTTATTTGAAGTTTAAGAGAGACCTAGAAAGCCTGCAGGACATTGTGGAGTTCTTCAAGAAGCTAATATTTGTCGAGGAATCGCACAATTTGCAGCAAGCCACCATATTAAATAACGAATTG TCAAAGATACCATActaa
- the LOC142634623 gene encoding uncharacterized protein LOC142634623 encodes MDSGHYSLYTDVLRGNINLEEQLFGVFENSPMLVQDSPLNNEVATSKIKTTHGINFSLEKDKLLVATWLNTSVDLVYGNEQHKTKFYGKVAKYFKDHKTDSTCSQTSRWEVINREIVKFCGSLAEIEAKNESGTTIEMNAERPMCKCPNSAVVLYAVLVTAAVLSPWVVLLFVNCLIYDDSDKDEIIIKLLTGSTSQRKWRRYIDCNHLAGHKGLYDDYFAEEPVYPHKVFRRRFRIRHSLFLQILSMVEAHEPYFIQKRNNTKKLGLSPLQKMTTALRMLAYGITTDFMGEYVRIVESTAMMSLEKFVAVVVAIFIEGYLRSPNNEDIARLLAHGQNRGFPSMSNNDINVLERSHVFSELAQGRDPTVNYSINGHDYTMRYYFADDIYPKWSTFVKTIPFPLEAKRKIFAKAQEAYRKDVKSAFGVLQA; translated from the exons ATGGACTCAGGACATTATTCATTGTACACTGATGTCTTACGGGGGAATATTAATCTTGAGGAGCAACTTTTCGGTGTATTTGAAAATAGTCCCATGTTAGTCCAAGATTCTCCATTGAATAATGAAGTTGCCACTTCTAAGATAAAAACAACACATGGTATCAACTTCAGTCTTGAGAAAGACAAGTTGCTTGTAGCAACATGGCTCAATACCAGTGTCGATCTCGTGTATGGTAATGAgcaacataaaacaaaattttatggcAAAGTTGCAAAATACTTCAAGGACCACAAGACTGATTCTACATGTAGTCAAACAAGCCGATGGGAAGTGATTAATAGGgaaatagttaaattttgtgGGTCCTTAGCTGAAATTGAAGCAAAGAATGAAAGTGGAACCACTATTGAAATGAAT GCTGAGAGGCCAATGTGTAAGTGCCCTAATTCTGCTGTGGTGCTATATGCTGTGTTAGTGACTGCTGCAGT TTTATCTCCATGGGTCGTTCTTTTATTCGTGAATTGCTTGATATATGATGACTCAGATAAAGATGAGATAATTATAAAACTTCTCACAGGTTCGACATCACAACGTAAGTGGCGTCGATATATCGACTGTAATCATTTGGCAGGCCATAAAGGGCTTTATGATGACTATTTTGCCGAAGAACCTGTATATCCTCACAAAGTATTTCGAAGGAGATTTCGAATAAGACATTCTCTTTTTCTCCAAATCCTATCTATGGTAGAAGCTCATGAACcttactttatccaaaaaagaaataatactaaaaagctTGGTCTATCTCCCCTTCAAAAGATGACCACTGCACTTAGGATGCTTGCTTATGGAATAACAACTGATTTTATGGGTGAATATGTAAGAATAGTAGAAAGCACTGCAATGATGAGTCTGGAAAAATTTGTTGCAGTAGTGGTTGCTATTTTCATAGAAGGATATTTGAGGTCACCAAACAATGAAGACATCGCTAGATTGTTAGCCCATGGTCAAAATCGTGGATTTCCAAGCAT gtcaaataatgatattaatgtgTTGGAGCGGTCTCATGTATTTTCTGAGCTCGCACAAGGACGTGATCCTACAGTTAATTACTCAATCAATGGTCATGATTACACAATGAGATACTATTTTGCCGATGACATATATCCAAAATGGTCAACATTTGTGAAGACAATCCCATTTCCACtagaagcaaaaagaaaaatatttgcaAAAGCTCAAGAGGCATATAGGAAGGATGTAAAGAGTGCATTTGGAGTGCTTCAAGCATGA